In Bacillus methanolicus, the following proteins share a genomic window:
- a CDS encoding 3-hydroxyacyl-CoA dehydrogenase/enoyl-CoA hydratase family protein, with the protein MIERIQKAAVLGSGVMGSGIAAHLANIGIPTLLLDIVPRELNEEEKAKGLTLEDKQVRNRISSSALQKLLKQKPAPLTSKKNLALIEAGNFEDDMKRLSEVDWIIEVVVENLNIKKQVFEKVDQYRKPSSIVSTNTSGISVEAMAEGRSEDFRKHFLGTHFFNPPRYLKLLEVIPTKDTASEVLAFMKRFGEDVLGKGVVEAKDTPNFIANRIGTYGLLVTVQEMLIGGYSVGEVDSVTGPLIGRPKSATFRTLDVVGLDTFVHVANNVYEQVEGKEKEIFEVPAFMKEMLNKGWLGSKSGQGFFLKKGKEILELDPKTLEYGPRNKLTTAATEMSKQEKGTANKMKALIYADDRAGSLLWNIISPVLVYAAELLGTIADDIVAIDRAMKGGFGWELGPFETWDAIGLEKSLKKLEASGTEVPVWVKDVVEKGYSSFYKEEDGKVYFYHNGEYKLLEENPKVINLHLLKKQKSVIKKNSGASLIDLGDGVALLEFHSPNNAIGLDILQMINFAIDEVEKNYKGLVIGNQGKNFCVGANLAMILMEAQDDNLFELEMVVRNFQKAAMKIKYSNKPVVAAPFGMTLGGGAEICLPAAHIQASSETYMGLVEVGVGLIPGGGGNKELYIKHLESLPSGIDIDLQKVANKVFETIAMAKVSTSGEEARENYFLKQTDGISINGDHLLYEAKQAVLALYEKGYKPPVRKKIPVVGETGYATMLLGAQSMYYSGYISEHDLKIAKKLAYVIAGGKVPFGTEVDEEYLLDLEREAFLSLVGEPKSQARMQHMLLKGKPLRN; encoded by the coding sequence TTGATCGAACGTATTCAAAAAGCAGCGGTTCTTGGATCAGGAGTAATGGGATCAGGCATTGCAGCACATCTGGCTAACATCGGCATACCTACATTATTGCTGGATATTGTGCCTCGCGAGTTAAATGAAGAAGAAAAAGCAAAAGGCTTGACCCTTGAAGATAAGCAGGTCCGAAACAGAATCAGCTCTTCCGCACTCCAAAAATTGTTGAAGCAAAAGCCGGCCCCGCTCACTTCAAAAAAAAATCTTGCCCTAATCGAAGCAGGGAACTTTGAAGATGACATGAAGCGGTTAAGCGAAGTTGACTGGATTATTGAAGTGGTTGTTGAAAATTTAAATATTAAGAAGCAAGTATTTGAAAAAGTGGACCAATACCGGAAACCGAGCAGCATTGTCAGCACCAACACTTCCGGCATTTCTGTTGAGGCAATGGCGGAGGGGCGGTCAGAAGACTTCAGGAAACATTTCCTCGGTACCCACTTTTTTAACCCTCCCCGGTACTTAAAGCTGCTTGAAGTGATTCCTACAAAAGATACAGCCTCGGAAGTTTTAGCTTTTATGAAGCGATTTGGGGAAGATGTTCTCGGAAAAGGAGTTGTTGAAGCAAAAGACACGCCGAATTTTATTGCGAACCGGATTGGCACATACGGCCTTCTTGTTACTGTTCAGGAAATGCTTATAGGCGGGTACAGTGTAGGAGAAGTCGATTCCGTTACTGGTCCGCTAATCGGCCGTCCGAAAAGCGCCACTTTCCGGACTCTTGATGTTGTAGGACTTGATACGTTTGTCCATGTCGCAAATAACGTTTATGAGCAAGTTGAAGGCAAAGAAAAAGAAATATTTGAAGTGCCTGCCTTCATGAAAGAAATGCTCAATAAAGGCTGGCTTGGAAGCAAGTCCGGTCAAGGCTTTTTCTTGAAGAAAGGCAAAGAAATTTTGGAATTGGATCCAAAAACATTGGAATACGGCCCGCGCAATAAATTAACAACAGCCGCTACCGAAATGAGCAAACAGGAAAAAGGTACTGCTAACAAAATGAAAGCGCTTATATATGCTGATGATCGTGCCGGAAGCTTGTTATGGAATATTATTAGCCCGGTTCTTGTTTATGCTGCTGAGCTGCTTGGAACAATCGCCGATGATATTGTCGCAATTGACAGAGCCATGAAGGGGGGATTTGGTTGGGAACTGGGTCCGTTTGAAACGTGGGATGCGATCGGTCTTGAAAAATCATTGAAAAAGCTTGAAGCTTCAGGAACAGAAGTGCCTGTTTGGGTAAAAGACGTGGTGGAAAAAGGGTACAGTTCTTTCTATAAGGAAGAAGACGGAAAGGTTTACTTCTACCATAACGGCGAATATAAGCTTTTAGAAGAGAATCCAAAAGTAATCAACCTTCATCTTCTTAAGAAACAAAAGAGTGTCATTAAAAAGAACAGCGGTGCAAGTTTGATAGACCTTGGCGATGGTGTAGCGCTTCTTGAGTTTCATTCTCCAAATAATGCCATCGGCCTTGATATTCTTCAAATGATCAATTTCGCGATTGATGAAGTTGAAAAGAATTATAAAGGTCTTGTCATCGGAAATCAAGGGAAAAACTTCTGTGTCGGTGCCAACCTGGCAATGATCCTTATGGAAGCTCAGGATGACAATCTTTTTGAACTTGAAATGGTTGTCCGCAATTTCCAGAAGGCTGCAATGAAGATTAAATATTCCAATAAGCCGGTAGTAGCGGCGCCATTTGGTATGACACTTGGCGGAGGGGCAGAAATATGCTTGCCTGCAGCTCATATACAGGCTTCATCAGAAACATACATGGGTCTCGTTGAAGTTGGAGTAGGTCTTATTCCGGGCGGAGGCGGAAATAAAGAGCTTTATATTAAGCATCTTGAAAGTCTTCCAAGCGGCATTGATATTGATTTGCAAAAGGTTGCGAATAAAGTATTTGAAACGATTGCAATGGCGAAAGTGTCGACTTCCGGGGAAGAAGCACGCGAAAACTATTTCCTAAAGCAAACAGACGGAATAAGCATTAACGGCGATCATCTTCTGTATGAAGCGAAGCAGGCTGTACTGGCGCTTTATGAAAAAGGCTATAAACCGCCTGTTCGAAAAAAAATCCCGGTTGTTGGAGAAACCGGTTATGCAACAATGCTTCTCGGTGCACAGTCAATGTACTACTCGGGCTATATTTCAGAGCATGATTTGAAAATAGCGAAAAAACTTGCATATGTCATTGCCGGAGGAAAAGTGCCGTTTGGAACAGAAGTGGATGAAGAGTACTTGCTTGATCTCGAAAGAGAAGCATTCCTAAGCCTTGTCGGAGAACCAAAATCACAAGCCAGAATGCAGCATATGCTTCTCAAAGGCAAACCACTTCGCAACTAA
- a CDS encoding toprim domain-containing protein: MIEEKIEKVLIVEGKSDKRKVKSIVKEPVEIFCTNGTISMTKLDEWIDLLFEKDVYILVDSDEAGEKLRKLLKREFPNAEHLYIDRMYREVATAPEHHLATVLLGANIDVHTHYLKKDDYF; encoded by the coding sequence ATGATCGAAGAAAAAATTGAGAAAGTCTTAATTGTTGAAGGAAAATCTGATAAAAGAAAAGTCAAAAGCATTGTAAAGGAGCCTGTTGAAATTTTTTGCACAAATGGAACAATCAGTATGACAAAGCTTGATGAATGGATTGATCTCCTTTTTGAAAAGGATGTTTATATACTTGTTGATTCAGATGAAGCAGGTGAAAAGCTGCGCAAGCTATTAAAAAGGGAATTTCCTAACGCTGAACATTTATACATTGACAGGATGTACAGGGAAGTAGCGACTGCGCCGGAACATCATTTAGCAACCGTACTATTAGGAGCGAACATTGATGTTCACACCCATTATTTAAAAAAGGATGATTATTTTTAA
- a CDS encoding acetyl-CoA C-acetyltransferase, with amino-acid sequence MREAVIVAGARTPVGKAKKGTLANVRPDDLGALVVKETIKRAGNYQGNIDDLIIGCAMPEAEQGMNVARNIGALAGLPHTVPAITINRYCASGLQSIAYAAERIMVGFSDTIIAGGVESMSMVPMMGHVVRPNARLAETAPEYYMGMGHTAEEVAKKYGISREDQDAFAVRSHQKAAKAIQEGKFEEEIVPVDVTIRSVDKNNKLVEKTIKFTTDEGVRLDTNLEKLATLRPVFSVNGTVTAGNASQTSDGAAAVMVMDREKAESIGLKPLAKFRSFAVGGVPPEIMGIGPVVAIPKALKLAGLQLSDISLFELNEAFASQSLQIIRELGLDEEKVNVNGGAIALGHPLGCTGAKLTLSLIHELRRRNEQFGVVTMCIGGGMGAAGVFELL; translated from the coding sequence ATGAGAGAAGCGGTAATCGTGGCCGGTGCACGTACTCCGGTTGGGAAGGCGAAAAAGGGAACGCTTGCCAATGTACGTCCTGACGATTTAGGCGCGCTGGTTGTGAAAGAAACGATAAAACGCGCCGGCAATTATCAAGGAAATATCGACGATTTGATTATTGGATGTGCCATGCCTGAGGCAGAACAGGGAATGAATGTGGCTAGAAATATCGGGGCTCTGGCAGGCCTTCCTCATACGGTGCCTGCCATTACCATCAACCGCTATTGTGCATCGGGCCTCCAATCGATCGCTTATGCAGCTGAAAGGATCATGGTTGGCTTCTCTGACACCATTATTGCCGGAGGAGTAGAATCAATGAGCATGGTTCCGATGATGGGCCATGTTGTGCGCCCTAATGCCAGGCTTGCAGAAACAGCACCGGAATATTATATGGGCATGGGTCATACAGCGGAAGAGGTGGCAAAAAAATACGGAATTTCTCGTGAAGACCAAGATGCTTTTGCAGTGAGAAGCCATCAAAAAGCGGCAAAAGCCATTCAGGAAGGCAAATTTGAAGAAGAAATTGTTCCGGTCGATGTAACGATAAGGTCCGTTGATAAAAACAATAAGTTAGTTGAGAAAACGATCAAGTTTACGACAGATGAAGGTGTCCGCTTGGATACAAATTTGGAAAAGCTGGCAACACTTCGACCTGTATTCTCCGTTAACGGGACTGTTACAGCGGGAAATGCGTCGCAAACAAGTGATGGAGCTGCGGCAGTTATGGTAATGGACCGTGAAAAAGCCGAATCAATCGGCTTAAAGCCTCTGGCCAAATTCAGATCATTTGCTGTCGGCGGCGTGCCTCCGGAAATAATGGGAATCGGACCTGTAGTAGCCATTCCTAAAGCGTTAAAACTCGCCGGATTGCAATTATCAGACATCAGCTTATTCGAATTAAACGAAGCATTTGCATCACAATCGTTGCAGATCATTCGTGAACTTGGACTCGATGAAGAAAAAGTCAACGTGAACGGCGGTGCAATTGCCCTCGGCCATCCGCTTGGATGTACGGGAGCAAAGCTGACTCTTTCGCTTATTCATGAATTAAGAAGAAGAAATGAACAATTTGGTGTTGTAACAATGTGTATCGGCGGCGGTATGGGGGCAGCCGGAGTTTTCGAATTGCTGTAA
- a CDS encoding YuzL family protein yields MAKRKKNPSKGGVSAASVKGNADPTVEMDGGGKVNSQNNQYKK; encoded by the coding sequence ATGGCGAAAAGGAAAAAGAATCCTTCTAAAGGAGGAGTCAGCGCTGCCAGCGTAAAAGGCAACGCAGATCCTACAGTTGAAATGGACGGCGGCGGAAAAGTCAACAGCCAAAATAATCAGTATAAAAAATAG
- a CDS encoding acyl-CoA dehydrogenase family protein, protein MSYDTESLVKGGSFLIEDISSHQVFTPEDFNDEQKMIAKTTEDYVVNEVVPEIEHLENHEFDRSVKLLKQAGELGLLGADVPEEYGGLGLDKISSALIAEKMSRAGGFSISHGAHVGIGSLPIVLFGNEEQKQKYLPLLATGEKIAAYALTEPGSGSDALGAKTTAKLNAEGTHYVLNGEKQWITNAGFADVFIVYAKIDGEHFTAFIVEREFPGVSTGAEEKKMGIKSSSTRTLILQDALVPKENLLGEPGKGHVIAFNILNIGRYKLGVGAVGGSKRAFEITVQYANQRRQFKTPIAQFNLTKEKLGTMASKLYAAESSVYRTVGLFEERMNKLTDQQIKEGLEAAKSIAEYAIECSLNKFFATEVLDYIADEGVQIHGGYGFMAEYEIERIYRDSRINRIFEGTNEINRLLVPGTFLRKAMKGELPLLQKAQSIQEELIMLMPEEPGNEPLAQEKYLVKNAKKIGLLAAGLAVQKYGKALEKEQEILVNIADIVSNVYAMESAVLRTEKAIDKFGLEKSKQKLLYTQIFCQEAFNEIEQHAKETIVAAEQGDTLRMLLSALRKFTRHTPINVIAKKREAADKLIEAERYIV, encoded by the coding sequence ATGTCGTACGATACAGAAAGCTTAGTAAAAGGCGGAAGCTTTTTAATTGAAGATATTTCATCTCATCAAGTCTTCACTCCTGAAGATTTCAACGATGAACAAAAAATGATTGCAAAGACAACAGAAGATTACGTTGTGAATGAAGTTGTTCCTGAAATTGAACACTTGGAAAACCATGAGTTTGACCGATCTGTAAAATTATTAAAGCAAGCAGGGGAATTAGGGTTATTAGGTGCAGACGTACCTGAAGAATACGGTGGTCTCGGGCTTGATAAAATAAGTTCAGCTCTCATCGCGGAGAAAATGTCTCGTGCCGGCGGTTTCTCCATTTCCCACGGTGCACATGTTGGAATCGGCTCTCTTCCAATTGTCCTTTTCGGAAATGAAGAACAAAAGCAAAAATACTTGCCGCTTCTGGCAACAGGTGAAAAGATTGCGGCCTACGCCTTAACAGAACCGGGCTCTGGCTCTGATGCACTTGGTGCCAAAACGACAGCAAAATTAAATGCAGAAGGCACTCACTATGTGTTAAACGGTGAAAAACAATGGATTACAAATGCCGGCTTTGCAGATGTATTTATCGTTTACGCAAAAATTGACGGCGAGCATTTCACTGCCTTCATCGTAGAAAGAGAATTCCCCGGCGTTTCAACAGGCGCAGAAGAAAAGAAAATGGGGATTAAAAGTTCCTCTACCCGGACATTAATTCTGCAAGATGCTCTTGTACCGAAAGAAAACCTTCTCGGTGAACCGGGAAAAGGGCATGTCATTGCATTTAATATCTTGAATATTGGACGCTATAAACTTGGAGTTGGTGCAGTGGGAGGTTCGAAGCGTGCATTTGAAATAACTGTTCAATATGCAAATCAGCGACGGCAGTTTAAAACACCAATTGCACAATTTAACTTAACAAAAGAAAAACTGGGCACGATGGCTTCCAAGCTGTATGCTGCTGAAAGCTCCGTTTACCGCACAGTTGGTTTGTTTGAGGAGCGCATGAACAAATTAACGGATCAACAAATAAAAGAAGGTTTAGAAGCAGCAAAGTCGATTGCTGAATATGCGATCGAGTGCTCTCTAAATAAATTTTTTGCAACAGAAGTCCTTGATTATATTGCTGACGAAGGAGTTCAAATCCACGGCGGGTACGGTTTCATGGCGGAATATGAGATTGAAAGAATTTACCGTGATTCCCGGATCAACCGCATTTTTGAAGGAACTAACGAAATCAATCGTCTTCTTGTTCCAGGAACATTTCTTCGCAAAGCAATGAAAGGCGAACTTCCGCTTCTTCAGAAGGCACAATCCATTCAGGAAGAATTAATAATGCTAATGCCGGAAGAACCAGGAAATGAGCCGCTTGCACAAGAAAAATACTTAGTGAAAAATGCGAAAAAAATCGGCTTGCTTGCTGCAGGCCTTGCAGTACAAAAATATGGCAAAGCCCTTGAAAAAGAACAGGAGATCCTTGTTAATATTGCTGATATTGTATCAAATGTGTACGCAATGGAATCAGCTGTATTGCGTACAGAAAAAGCGATTGATAAATTCGGCTTAGAAAAGAGCAAACAAAAGCTTCTTTATACGCAAATTTTTTGTCAGGAAGCGTTCAATGAAATTGAACAACATGCGAAAGAAACGATTGTTGCAGCTGAACAGGGTGATACGCTCCGCATGCTCCTTTCTGCACTGCGTAAATTCACCCGACATACACCAATTAATGTAATTGCCAAAAAACGTGAAGCTGCAGACAAATTAATTGAAGCAGAACGTTATATCGTGTAA
- a CDS encoding methionine ABC transporter ATP-binding protein, with product MITIKNVKKIYPSKHGQVKAVDNVNLEIKEGEIFGVIGYSGAGKSTLIRMLNGLEIPTEGSITVAGREVSKIRGSELRKARHEIGMIFQHFNLLWSRTVRENIAFPLEIAGVNRTERLKRVDELIKLVGLEGREDAYPSQLSGGQKQRVGIARALANNPKVLLCDEATSALDPQTTDSILELLVDINKRLGLTIVLITHEMHVIRKICHRVAVMEGGKVVELGSVLEVFKNPQQPITKRFVQQVTEPEETKETVQHLLDSYPHGQVVKLTFVGDAAQQPLMTNLIRNYQVTANILQGKISQTQNGSYGTLFIHIDGEDEEITKAVDYIRSLQVGVEVINHA from the coding sequence TTGATTACAATAAAAAACGTGAAAAAGATTTATCCTTCCAAACACGGCCAAGTGAAAGCGGTTGATAATGTCAACCTAGAGATAAAAGAAGGAGAGATCTTTGGAGTCATTGGCTATAGCGGCGCCGGTAAAAGTACATTAATCCGGATGCTGAACGGTCTTGAAATTCCGACAGAAGGTTCCATCACAGTAGCGGGCAGGGAAGTTTCAAAAATCAGAGGGAGTGAGCTGCGAAAAGCCCGCCACGAAATCGGCATGATTTTCCAACACTTCAACTTGCTTTGGTCTCGCACCGTTCGCGAAAATATCGCATTTCCCCTTGAAATTGCAGGAGTCAATCGAACAGAACGGCTTAAACGCGTGGATGAGTTAATAAAGCTTGTCGGGCTTGAAGGAAGAGAAGATGCATACCCTTCTCAGCTCAGCGGCGGACAAAAGCAAAGAGTTGGTATTGCCAGGGCACTTGCCAACAATCCAAAAGTCCTTTTGTGTGATGAAGCAACATCTGCATTGGATCCGCAAACAACCGATTCCATTCTTGAATTGCTTGTGGATATAAATAAGCGGTTAGGTTTAACCATCGTCCTGATTACGCATGAAATGCATGTCATCAGAAAAATATGCCATCGCGTTGCGGTCATGGAAGGCGGCAAAGTCGTTGAACTCGGATCTGTCCTGGAAGTATTTAAGAACCCTCAGCAGCCGATTACAAAGAGGTTTGTTCAACAGGTTACAGAACCTGAGGAAACAAAAGAAACCGTTCAGCACTTGCTTGATAGCTATCCGCATGGACAAGTAGTCAAGCTGACGTTTGTCGGGGATGCTGCTCAACAGCCGCTTATGACAAACCTTATACGTAATTACCAGGTTACGGCGAATATTTTGCAGGGCAAAATTTCGCAAACCCAAAACGGGTCTTATGGCACTTTATTTATTCACATAGATGGTGAAGATGAAGA
- a CDS encoding thioredoxin family protein, producing MKEWTQQDIKNSVKDKKTAAIYFYTPLCGTCQVGGKMLEVVSELLPLIPFGKADLNYMPDLAKELSIESVPCLLLVKDGELMEKIYALRSVPYLLDKIKTTLS from the coding sequence ATGAAGGAATGGACACAGCAAGATATAAAAAATTCAGTGAAAGATAAAAAAACAGCAGCGATCTATTTTTATACTCCTTTATGCGGAACATGCCAGGTTGGAGGAAAGATGCTTGAAGTTGTTTCAGAATTACTGCCGTTGATTCCCTTCGGTAAAGCGGATTTAAATTATATGCCCGATCTTGCAAAAGAGCTTTCAATTGAAAGTGTGCCGTGTTTACTTTTGGTAAAAGATGGGGAATTGATGGAAAAAATCTATGCTCTTCGTTCTGTTCCTTATTTATTGGATAAAATTAAAACGACATTAAGTTAA
- a CDS encoding arsenate reductase family protein, with translation MALAFYWYPKCGTCRKAKKWLEAHNIAFKEIHIAETPPSRAELEEMIEKSGLELKKFFNTSGQKYRELGLKDKIKTASRDELLDLLASDGMLIKRPIVTDGNKVTVGFKEEEFEKMWLS, from the coding sequence ATGGCATTAGCTTTTTATTGGTATCCAAAATGCGGCACTTGCAGGAAGGCGAAAAAGTGGCTTGAAGCCCATAATATAGCCTTTAAAGAAATACATATTGCAGAAACTCCTCCTTCACGTGCGGAATTAGAAGAAATGATCGAAAAAAGCGGACTTGAGTTGAAAAAGTTTTTTAATACAAGCGGTCAAAAATATCGTGAATTAGGCTTAAAGGACAAAATAAAAACGGCCTCACGAGACGAACTGCTTGATTTGTTAGCTTCAGACGGCATGTTAATCAAACGTCCCATTGTAACCGACGGCAATAAAGTAACAGTTGGTTTTAAAGAAGAAGAATTTGAAAAAATGTGGTTATCATAA
- a CDS encoding proline dehydrogenase, producing MEQAMRDFFLFLSKNKTLTKLAKKYGLRFGASRFVAGETIEQAVNVIKDLNKKGLVVTIDYLGEFVDNEREANEMADNSIEAIKAIGREKLDSQLSLKMTSMGLDISDEVVMRNMRRILDTAKENGVFVTIDMEDFSRCQKTIDIFKELKSEYDNVGTVIQAYLYRTVQDIEDLNQYSPNLRLVKGAYKESPEVAFPDKKDVDENFKKIIKMHLLNGNYTAVATHDDAIIEYTKQLVKEHNIPNSQFEFQMLYGIRPERQLELANEGYKMRVYVPYGTDWYGYFMRRLAERPANVAFVLKGILKK from the coding sequence ATGGAACAAGCAATGAGAGATTTCTTTCTCTTTTTATCTAAGAATAAAACCTTAACAAAACTTGCAAAAAAATATGGCTTGCGCTTTGGTGCCTCTCGTTTTGTTGCTGGAGAAACAATCGAACAAGCAGTGAATGTCATTAAAGACCTGAACAAAAAAGGCTTAGTTGTTACGATCGATTATCTAGGTGAGTTTGTTGATAATGAAAGAGAAGCAAATGAAATGGCTGATAATTCGATTGAAGCAATAAAAGCAATCGGCCGGGAAAAGTTAGACTCTCAGCTTTCTTTAAAAATGACTTCGATGGGATTGGATATTTCCGATGAAGTTGTTATGCGAAATATGCGCCGCATTCTTGATACAGCAAAGGAAAATGGCGTATTTGTTACTATTGATATGGAAGATTTCTCCCGCTGTCAAAAAACGATCGATATTTTTAAAGAGTTAAAATCTGAATACGACAATGTCGGAACGGTTATCCAGGCTTATTTGTACCGTACTGTTCAGGATATAGAAGACTTGAATCAATACTCGCCAAATCTTCGTCTTGTTAAAGGGGCATACAAAGAATCTCCGGAAGTCGCTTTTCCGGATAAAAAAGACGTGGATGAAAATTTTAAAAAGATCATCAAAATGCATTTGCTGAATGGCAATTATACAGCCGTTGCAACACACGATGATGCGATCATCGAATATACAAAACAGCTTGTAAAAGAGCATAATATCCCGAACAGCCAATTTGAGTTTCAAATGCTTTACGGAATTCGCCCTGAAAGGCAGTTAGAACTTGCAAACGAAGGCTACAAAATGCGCGTCTATGTTCCATATGGAACTGATTGGTACGGCTATTTTATGCGCCGCCTTGCAGAACGTCCGGCAAACGTTGCGTTTGTATTAAAAGGAATCTTAAAAAAATAA
- the gcvH gene encoding glycine cleavage system protein GcvH, whose amino-acid sequence MNTPKELRYSEEHEWVKVEGDKVRVGITDFAQSELGDIVFVELPEVGDKVTADEPFGSVESVKTVSELYAPISGTVVEVNEELNDNPEFVNESPYEKAWMIVIEPSDISEVDNLMTAEQYEEMIKED is encoded by the coding sequence ATGAATACACCAAAAGAGTTGCGTTATTCTGAAGAGCACGAGTGGGTAAAAGTAGAAGGGGACAAGGTGCGCGTAGGAATCACTGACTTTGCACAGTCAGAACTCGGCGACATTGTTTTCGTTGAACTTCCTGAAGTAGGAGACAAAGTGACTGCCGATGAGCCATTTGGTAGCGTCGAATCTGTAAAAACTGTTTCCGAATTATATGCGCCGATTAGCGGCACGGTTGTAGAAGTAAATGAAGAATTGAATGACAACCCTGAATTTGTAAATGAATCTCCGTATGAAAAAGCATGGATGATTGTAATCGAACCATCTGATATAAGTGAAGTCGACAACTTAATGACAGCTGAACAATATGAAGAAATGATAAAAGAAGATTAA
- a CDS encoding YusU family protein: MEERFKGQFDALLNKYTELLLGETNDELKEKVKIWALYTHIAKSMPSLAKHWNELYPDAKEEMKQLIGEIKQLNEAHRAKKND, from the coding sequence TTGGAAGAAAGATTTAAAGGGCAGTTTGATGCATTGCTTAACAAATATACCGAACTGTTACTCGGTGAAACGAATGATGAGTTGAAAGAAAAGGTAAAAATATGGGCATTATACACTCATATTGCTAAATCTATGCCTTCCCTTGCCAAGCATTGGAACGAATTATACCCGGACGCAAAGGAAGAAATGAAACAACTCATCGGAGAAATTAAGCAGTTAAATGAAGCCCATCGTGCAAAAAAGAATGACTAA
- a CDS encoding O-acetylhomoserine aminocarboxypropyltransferase/cysteine synthase family protein has translation MTEKQKNYRLETLGVHGGLSPDPVTGARAVPIYQNNAYQFKNTEHAANLFALKEPGYIYTRIHNPTVTVFEERVALLEGGVGALALASGQTAITLAILNIAEAGDEIVAASNLYGGTYNLFTVTLPKYGINVKLVDSTDPENFRKAITEKTKAVFAETIGNPSLRVLDIEKVANIAHEAGIPLIIDNTFATPYLCRPIEHGADIVIHSATKWIVGNGTTLGGIIVDGGKFNWNSPKFPGFTEPDPSYHNIVYSEALGPLAYIVKARVQLLRDLGPALSPQNAFQFTLGLETLHVRMKEHVANAQKIVSYLENHPAVKWILYPGHESHPDKALAEKYLPKGAGSIVVFGIEGGREAGAKLINSLTLWAHVANVGDAKSLIIHPASTTHQQLDAEGLKAAGVPEDLIRLSVGIEHVDDLIEDLEQAIEAATGITSLSAKA, from the coding sequence ATGACAGAAAAACAAAAGAATTATCGCCTTGAAACATTAGGAGTTCACGGGGGGTTATCTCCTGATCCGGTAACAGGGGCAAGAGCTGTGCCAATCTATCAAAATAACGCTTATCAATTTAAGAATACGGAACATGCTGCAAATCTATTTGCATTAAAAGAGCCTGGCTATATTTATACACGGATTCACAATCCAACTGTCACAGTATTCGAAGAGAGGGTTGCATTGCTTGAAGGCGGTGTTGGCGCGTTGGCACTTGCCAGCGGACAGACTGCCATCACTCTCGCTATCTTAAATATTGCTGAAGCAGGAGACGAAATTGTAGCAGCTTCCAATCTATATGGAGGAACGTACAACCTATTTACTGTTACGCTTCCGAAATATGGCATCAATGTTAAGTTGGTTGATTCTACCGATCCGGAAAATTTCCGCAAGGCTATTACGGAAAAAACAAAGGCTGTTTTTGCTGAAACAATCGGGAACCCTTCTTTAAGAGTGCTGGACATTGAAAAAGTTGCAAATATTGCCCATGAAGCGGGAATTCCGTTGATAATTGATAATACATTTGCCACCCCATACCTTTGCCGTCCAATCGAGCATGGAGCCGATATTGTCATCCATTCTGCAACAAAATGGATTGTAGGAAATGGAACAACATTAGGCGGAATTATTGTCGATGGCGGAAAATTCAATTGGAATTCACCAAAATTCCCTGGTTTCACTGAACCGGATCCAAGCTATCATAATATTGTTTACAGTGAGGCGCTTGGTCCTCTCGCTTATATTGTAAAAGCCCGTGTTCAGCTTCTTAGAGATTTGGGCCCGGCATTAAGCCCGCAAAATGCTTTCCAATTCACTTTGGGTCTGGAGACGCTCCATGTGCGGATGAAAGAACACGTTGCAAACGCACAAAAAATCGTCAGCTATTTGGAAAACCATCCGGCTGTAAAATGGATTTTGTATCCAGGACATGAAAGCCATCCTGATAAAGCTCTTGCAGAAAAGTATTTGCCAAAAGGAGCTGGCTCAATCGTTGTTTTCGGAATCGAAGGAGGACGGGAGGCCGGCGCCAAACTGATCAATTCTCTAACACTTTGGGCGCATGTTGCCAATGTCGGAGATGCAAAAAGTTTAATCATCCATCCGGCAAGCACTACTCATCAGCAGTTAGATGCTGAAGGATTAAAAGCTGCCGGGGTTCCTGAGGATCTCATTCGTCTTTCAGTCGGCATCGAGCATGTGGATGACTTAATTGAAGACCTTGAGCAGGCAATTGAAGCGGCTACAGGTATTACATCACTCTCCGCAAAAGCTTAG